Proteins encoded by one window of Erysipelothrix rhusiopathiae:
- a CDS encoding CoA-binding protein: MNNPYEILNASQNFVVVGINNKPETYANRIYKLLERKNKTVIGVNPNYTEIDGKTIYPSFLEITDAVDVAVMVVNPKIGLNMLESIKEKGINVLWLQPGTVNDALRTKAQELELNVIEACVLAEYAQNEK, translated from the coding sequence ATGAATAACCCTTATGAAATCCTCAATGCATCACAAAACTTTGTGGTTGTAGGAATCAACAACAAACCCGAAACCTACGCAAATCGTATCTATAAGTTATTAGAACGAAAAAACAAAACAGTTATCGGTGTCAATCCAAACTATACTGAAATTGACGGTAAGACCATTTATCCTTCATTTTTAGAAATCACCGATGCCGTCGACGTTGCTGTGATGGTTGTAAATCCTAAGATTGGACTGAATATGCTGGAATCTATTAAAGAAAAAGGCATCAACGTTCTGTGGCTTCAACCCGGCACCGTTAACGATGCTTTACGTACCAAAGCACAAGAACTCGAACTTAATGTAATTGAAGCCTGTGTGCTTGCGGAATACGCTCAAAACGAAAAATAA
- a CDS encoding alpha/beta hydrolase yields MIHRFIDNGSDKTLVLFHGTGGDETVLLPVAKMVAPTMNHLSIRGDVVTFGKRRFSAVQSETQILDEEDLLGRVDTILETVQTLKETYDLGELWALGFSNGANTIAALILEQVTPFKKCVLLRPMNFTSDTHELDLKDMDILIHSGRFDDIIPYESAVALEKRLINNNARVTHRIYELDHRMRAYEIEEIKQWFDMELTI; encoded by the coding sequence ATGATACATAGATTTATTGATAACGGAAGTGATAAAACACTTGTTTTATTTCATGGAACCGGTGGTGATGAAACCGTATTGCTGCCTGTAGCGAAAATGGTAGCGCCAACGATGAATCACCTTTCCATTCGCGGTGATGTTGTTACCTTTGGAAAACGTCGTTTCTCCGCCGTACAAAGTGAAACACAAATTCTAGATGAAGAAGATTTGCTGGGTCGTGTTGATACCATTCTCGAAACAGTGCAGACATTAAAAGAAACATACGATCTGGGTGAACTTTGGGCATTAGGATTTTCCAATGGAGCCAATACCATAGCCGCCTTAATCCTTGAACAAGTTACCCCTTTTAAAAAGTGTGTGTTGTTAAGACCCATGAACTTTACAAGCGATACACACGAACTTGATTTAAAAGACATGGATATTTTAATTCATAGTGGTCGATTTGATGATATAATTCCATATGAAAGTGCCGTAGCTTTAGAAAAACGCCTCATCAATAACAATGCTCGTGTTACACACCGCATTTATGAGCTTGATCACCGTATGCGCGCTTACGAAATAGAAGAAATCAAACAATGGTTTGATATGGAGCTGACAATATGA